The genomic interval CATGTCCTCCGCACCATGGAGGATGAGGATGGCTACATGGCCTTGGACAGGCGATGCAAGCGGGGTGCTGCAGAGGGGCCGGGACCCCTCCGGGACGCAGGTAGCGGGGTCCGGTCCTCCGTCCCCAGCACAGGTTTGTGGTGGCGAGAGGATACCTTGGGTGGCGATTGCATGGCAGGGGGAAGAAGCGGGGTGGAGCAGCTCTTGGGGTCCCAGAGAGTCACTtgagatggggaaactgagagGGGGCTTGGAGGGGACGCTTGTCTGTGATAAGTTCAGTATCGTGGAATATAAATGGTTTTGCAACAGAACTGGGAAAATGGGCAAGCAGAGGAAATACCAGAGGGGTGGTGCCATAGTTCCATGAGGGTTGGAGATGGATGAAGtgtgagaaaagagagagaaagaaggttGTGATCATTgggttttcacttttttttttttttcttttttttggtttatgtGCAGGTAGCAAAGCGTCTGTCAAGATCTGCTCAAAGAGAGGGGctctaaaaaaatattatttttatattgtatttattaatttttatttatttattcatttgatattattttatatcaatttatttctttccgttgtatttaaattttaatttacaagAAAGTGCTTTCTGAATAAAACCACGGACTCTTTCAGCTCCTACCACATGCCCACGGTGGCACGGAGTCCTTCTGAAGCTGAGCGGGTTGGGCtacctggtgctgctggtgctggtggtggtgctcATTGTACAGGGTAAGTAAAACCCACTCGTAAACACGTCCAAAACCCAAGCGACCATGAgggacttttttattttatttctttttcgCCAAAGGGCGTTCAGGGTTTTATCCTAGTGACCATCTCCATTTGGATGGGGACAATTTTGCCCCACAAGATGCATCCAACAAGAGTAAATCCCCTCTCaagacaaacaaagaaacacaaaaacacacaaaaaaatgcttttaaagcaaGGGTGGAGGacacaagaaacatttttatgctTCTGCAAAAGTTGGGTATAGTCATGACCAGAAAGGAAGCTTGCAAAATAGCCTGGAGAACCCAACTCAGCCCTGCTCGGTTTTCACAACGTTGCCCTCAAACAGCCGTAGTCTCACCCCAAAATTTTGCCTCCAAGTTTTTCAGAAGACGCCGACTCCTCCCAATGCTCTGCAGAACAAGAGCGAGgccaggggaaggagcaggacagAGGTGTGCATGATTACCTCCCTGCTGCGCTACGTCTGCCACTGGAACGGCTCCGCAGGTAACCCCTTCCCCGGGGGTGTCCCTGGGGTGGGATGGGTGTCCCCGGGGGGCTGTGAGCCCAGCTCGGTGTCGATGAGCATGGCGAGGAAGAGCTCGTTTTGCTGATCATCTCCATCCTCTGTGGGCCtctgggaggaggaggcaccTCTCCACCTTCCCCATGTTCACCCCACCGTGTCCTCCTTGTGGTGGATGGGTGGGGAAAGCAGCCAGGAAAAATTTGGGAGGGGAGAGAGCTCCCTCCCCAGTGCCTCTTGGCTGGTTTGAGCAAGACCTCGAGCACTTTTGGGGTGTCTCACGGCTCCATCTCCTCTCCAGGCCACGGGGGCTGCAAGCTGTGCCCCCAGTCTTGGCAGCTTTTTGGGGACCAGTGCTACCAAGTTTCCAAATCAATTGGGACTTGGATAGAAGGCAAAAAAGACTGCGAAAGTCGGGGGTCCCATCTGGCCGTGCTCCGAAACACCACCGATATGGTAAGTGCAGAGTGTAAAAGGCCTGAAAAGGACCCAAAAGTCCTGGGTTTTGGTGGGTAGAGGGGCAAAAAttgccctggagctgctggttgGTGGCAGGAGGCTTGGTATCTCCAAGCCTCTTCGCACTAAGGAGGTAACAGGGCTGAATCGCCACCTAAAGGGCTTTGGAGGCCTCTTCCTACCTTTGGCATGGGAAGAAGGAGGGACACAGAGCTCACGGGGAGCCTCTGGTGTCTCGGGCGCTGAATTTAACAATTTCCACCCACTGAGTGAGGCAGAACCCAAGGCACGGGTGGTGTTTAGGGCCCGTCTCTTTGAGGATGAACCAAATGGGTTCAAAAAGCCAGCTTTGCACCCCAACGAGCCTCTTGCTGAAGGCCCCTGGAAGCCAACACTCCTCTCCCATTCACCAGGACCACTTACGTGAGATCATCCGCCGGGACAAGCTAACGGTGTGGATCGGATTAAAGGCATCCAACTACATATGGAAATGGGTGGACAACTCCTCCTTTGATGCCACCATGTGAGTACAGCTGCAACCGGTGGTGTGCGGAGCAGCTTTGCTCCACTTCTGCCCCAATATCTTCAATATTTGGTGTCTGCAACAGCTTTTTAAACCCCCCCGAATGGCTTTACAGCCCAATAGTTGGCTGTATGAAGCACTATAACCCAACATCTAATCACGCCTATGCAGCCAACATGGTTTTAATGCCCTGGGCATGCTCCAGTGGAGGAAGAGGCCAGATGGTAGTGCAAGCACAGCAATCTGCACAGGCATCTGGGCAAGCCCGCAGCAAGAAGCCTCCTGGAGCCCAGTGagacaggctgggagagaagcTCCCGTTGCCCCCTAACCcaagaggaaaaggagctgCTTTTGAGTGCTGACGGTTTTGGTTTGCAGGTTCAGTTCCCTTGGGAGTGAGGAGAACGGCTGCGCAACATTGAAAGACAAGAAGCTGGAGGTCGATGGCTGTAGGACAAACCACAAGTGGGTTTGCCAGACAGAACCTTTCCAGCTCCTTTCAAAGACTGCAGGAGACAGAGAGCTGTATGGTGCCTACCCCGAAAAGACCGGCCTGCAGGATGCTTGCTGCTAATATTTGGGGTGAAGCCAACCCTCCTTGTTACAGCTCTGCGAGGAATTTCGGGGTTTGAAGCCAACCAATCACAGCTGAGACTATCAGTGAAATTAGcatgtggtttatttttttttttattaaaaaaagcattcctATATGTACATACAGACTGTATTTGTTCCATTCTTGCTTTGTCCTCCTTCCAACAGAAAAtgtatagtaaaaaaaatagcataattCCATAGCACATCAGATTTGTAGGTTACAGATCTATTATTACAAACATACAGGTTTATGAAAGTTCATGCCctatgactaagagcacagataaaatgcttcttaaacCCAAATAGGCTtgctgcagtgactgcttccctggggagcctgctccagtgtgcaaccaccctcttgatgaagaacctcttcctaatgtccagcctgaacttcccctgcctcagcttgacaccattccgTGGGTCCTATCcctggtcactaaagagaagagaTCGGCGCCTGTCCCTCCACTCCACCTCAGGACGAAGCTGTAGACCATGACGAGGTCTGCCATCAGCCTCCTCTTTTTGAGCCTGAACAGGCCAAAtgccctcagcagctcctcatacgtcttcccctctgggcccttcaccatctctgtggctcttctctggacactctccaacactttaatgtcctttttgtgctgtggtgcccaaaactgcacacagtactcaaagGGGAGGCCGGcccagtgcagagtagagctgGACAATCAACTCCCTCGACTGATTAGTGATATagtgcttgatgcaccccagggtatggttggccctcctggctgacAGGGCagactgctggctcatattcattCACCTTGCTATCAGCTAAaactcccagatccctctcGTCACTGGACAGTACAGAAGATTGACTGAGCCTCCAAGAAtctgagcagaaaggaaattCTAATAATGTTGCTGCAAAGAAGCAGATTTAAGTAAGTTTTTACCAGCTTTTGTGCTAGTTTTGGCACAAGCATTATGTTTATGAGATCTTTATTCGGGGTGAATCGTTTGCCTCCAGAGGACGTAGTCGTTGGGCCTGCTGCAGATCCAGTATTTCTCTGTGTTGCAGAAGGCTGAGATGATATTCTCCTGGTTTAGGTAAGCACAAGGGCCACCTCCCCGCACCTCAAACCTGCAATGCAGACACACTCAGGAgtgagcagaagggaagaaagtagGAAAACTACCCTAAAAACGGGAAGAAAACCTGGGGTTTCCTCTCCTGGGAACATTGGAAGGGGCAGTGTTCAATGTTTAACAGGGGTTCAGAGCACAGCATCCTTGGTCCGCACCAAGCCTCCCATGAAGAACCAGTGGTGCGGTGGCAGGAGAAGGTCCCCGTCCCAAAAGAGGCCATCCCAGACCCTATAAGAACTCCTGGCCTAATTGCCAACCCAAAGCACCCAACCCCAACAGGCGGAGGGACTGACCAGTTGTTGAAGGCTGTCCCGTTGGTCCACCTCCACTGTCCGTTGACATCCTCATGCAGCCCAAACCAGTGGTTTCTTTGGCCCATGTAGCGCTTGATGAAAGcctttagagaaaaacaaacaaaaaaaaaagtctttaggCGATCCTGTCTtcccaaaacaaaactcagccAGGTTCTGcctccagcctgcagagcaCCCTGTTATAGGAAGGTGATTAGATTCTACAATTCTacagtttcacagaaaaaggaagccCCTTGAGGGCAAAGCTCAGGACAGCACCCATCTAGACATAGCAAGGGAGTTTTGGAGAAAACATGTGATATTGCTCATCCCCCAGCCCGGGATGGTGCTTTCCCCAGGGCATCTTCTTCTGGCTTTGGCAGTGGGtgaaatttgggggaaaattgGATTTTGGTCTGGTCCCACACATTTTCCACACCAGAGTAGGCACTGGGACTCGTGCCCAGTTCTCACCAGTTCCTCCAGGCTGTCTATGGAGGTCAGGGAGGATTCCAAGGCCTTGCACTTCTCCAGGCTGGTTTTCCAGTTGCTTTCATTCTCTGAGAAATAGT from Anas acuta chromosome 31, bAnaAcu1.1, whole genome shotgun sequence carries:
- the LOC137846297 gene encoding C-type lectin domain family 2 member B-like isoform X13; translated protein: MGKVAQEKTQPDQEEVLNPPRDEEKQCKWNASPHGMGRKCHRVQKLLAPLCVVLIVLVLVLLVALVVVQQQSRSSHPQFSHVCPDKWIGFQSKCYYFSENESNWKTSLEKCKALESSLTSIDSLEELAFIKRYMGQRNHWFGLHEDVNGQWRWTNGTAFNNWFEVRGGGPCAYLNQENIISAFCNTEKYWICSRPNDYVLWRQTIHPE
- the LOC137846297 gene encoding C-type lectin domain family 2 member B-like isoform X12, with product MGKGAQEKTHPDQEEVLNPPRDEENQYKWDASPHGMGRKCHRVQKLLAPLCVVLIVLVLVLLVALVVVQQQSRSSHPQFSHVCPDKWIGFQSKCYYFSENESNWKTSLEKCKALESSLTSIDSLEELAFIKRYMGQRNHWFGLHEDVNGQWRWTNGTAFNNWFEVRGGGPCAYLNQENIISAFCNTEKYWICSRPNDYVLWRQTIHPE